ACGTATTCGCAGCCGATGAAACCGTCGTAACCCAGACTGTCGATTTCGCCGAACAGATAGGGATAGTTCAGCTCCTCCCCGTCCGGCTCGTTGCGGGACGGCACGCTGGCGATCTGGATATGGCCGGTGATCGGCAACAGACGCCGCAACGCCATCGTGACGTCGCCATGGATGATCTGACGATGATAGATGTCGAACTGGAGTTTCAGATTGGGCAGGCCGCATTCGGCAATCAGCTTTTCGGCGGCGCCGAAGTCGTTGAGGAAATATCCCGGCATGTTACGGTCGTTGATCGGCTCGAGCACGAGATCGATGCCTTTGTCCGCAAGCCGCCCGGCAGCATAAGTGACGGCGCGCCGGTAAGAGGAGGAGGCGTTTTCGTCACGAGGGTCGGCGATGCCTGCCATCAGGTGCAACCGCTTGACGCCGGTCGCCGCCGCATAGTCGAGTGCCCGCTCGACATCCGCTTTCAGAGCTTCGAACCGTCCGGGAAGAGCCGCGATGCCGCGCTCGCCTGCCGCCCAGTCGCCCGGCGGCAGGTTGAACAAGGCCTGCTGCAGATTGTTGCGGGCAAGCCGTTCGGCGATTGCCTCCGGCGCGGCTTCGTAAGGAAAGAGATATTCGACGGCGGAAAAACCGGCATCGGCTGCGGCGTCGAAGCGATCGAGGAATGCCCATTCGTTGAACATCATCGTCAGGTTGGCGGCGAAAACCGGCATGATTGGCGTTCCTTTTAAAGGCTCTGCGGTTCTTTGGTGGAACCGGGCAATTCCGCGCCGGAAAGCTGGGCATAGAGCCGCGCGAGCGAGGAATCGTCATCACGGCCCATGCCGGCGCCGGCGGCGGCCAGATACATTTGCAGGGCTGCTGCTGCGAGTGGTACCGGATAACGCTCGGAGCGGGCCATGTCTTGGACGATACCAAGATCCTTGACGAAAATCTCGATGCTGCTGAGCGGCGTGTAGTCTCCGGCCAGCACATGCGGCACGCGGTTTTCAAACATCCACGAATTACCGGCCGAGGCGGTGATCACTTCATAGACCTTGTCGAGGTCTAGGCCCTGCTTGGCGGCAAACGTTATCGCTTCACAGGCGGCTGCGATGTGCACCCCGGCGAGAAGCTGGTTGATCATCTTGAAGGCCGCGCCTGCTCCGGCGGCATCGCCGAGTTCGTAGACCTTGCCGGCCATGGCGTCGAGCCCCGGGCGGGCGGTGTCGAAAGCCTGTCTGGAACCGGACGCCATGATGGTCAGCTCGCCACGCGCCGCCTTGGCCGCGCCGCCCGAAATCGGTGCGTCGAGATAATGCAGGCCGAGAGCCTCCACCCGTTGTGCCAGATCGCGGGCGACGGCGGGATCCATGGTTGCCGACGAGATGAAAACGGCCCCGGGCTTCATCATCGTCGCGACGCCTTCGGGGCCGAACAACACGGCCTCGGTCTGCGCGCCGTTGACGACCACGGAGACGACGATGTCGGCGTGCTCAGCCGCGCCGGCGGGGGTCGCCGCGCCACGTCCGCCATCGGTGATGAAGCGGTCCACCGCCACCGGCGTGATGTCATATCCAACGACATCGAGCCCGGCGCGCTTCATCGACCGGGCCATTCCGAGCCCCATGGAACCGAGACCGATCACGGCCGCGATGACGGCGGGCCCCGATTTTTCAGCAAATGGCGACATGAGGAGGTTCTCCAGTCTTGTGAGAAAAAGTCTGTGCCCCTCCGGGTGTAATCCCGGAGGGGCTTTAGAGTGCCGTGCGTCTATAAGACGCGCTAAGGACGCTCTAACATTTTGAATTTGCGCATAATCCTTTCCGAAAATCGATTCCGATTTTCGGGGTTATGCGCGAGTTCAGCGATTGACGGTTTTCGCAGGAACCGTCAACACGGCCAGCGAGCCGATGATCAACGCAGCTGCCAGCAGATACATGCCGGCGTTGTTGGTGCCGGTGAAGTCCTTCAGATAGCCGACCAAAAACGGCCCGAGGAACCCGGCAAGATTGCCGACCGAATTGATCCAGGCGATGCCGGCCGCAGCGCCCGTGCCAGCAAGAAAAGCTGTCGGAAGCGACCAGAATAGCGGTGCGCAGCTGATGGCGCCCGCAGCGGCCAGCGAGAGGCAGGCGATCGAGACCATCGTGCTTGTCGCCATAGTCGCCGCGATAAAACCACAGGCAGCGATGAGGGCCGGGATGACGAGGTGCCACAGGCGTTCACGCATCCGGTCGGCAGAGCGTCCTAGCGCCAACATGGCGATGAAGGTGCAGATATAGGGGATCGCCGAAAGTAGGCCGATATTGAGGTTTCCGGTGACGCCCGAGGCCTTCACGATCGAAGGCATCCAGAAATTCAGGCCGTATTGCCCGAGCACGAAGCAGAAGTAGATCAAGCACATCAGCCAGACGCGGCGGTCCGTCAAGGTTCCGGCAATGCTATGGGGGCTTGAGGCCTTGGCCCGGTTCTCCCTCTCGATTTTGGCCGTGAGCACGCGCTTTTCCTCATCGTTCAGCCATTTCGCGCCATGGATCGTATCATCAAGATAGAAGAAGGTCGCGATCCCGAAAAGAATGGCCGGAACGGCTTCGATCAGGAACATCCATTGCCAGCCGGAAAGGCCGTGCGTGCCGTGGAAACTGTCCATCAGGAGGCCCGAAAGCGGATTGCCGAAAATGGCGGATATCGGGATCGCCGACATGAAGGTGGTGATGATCCTGGCGCGGCGATCAGCCGGATACCACGCTGTGAGATAGAGAATGATGCCGGGAAAAAATCCGGCTTCGGCAATGCCCAGCAGGAAACGCAGGACATAGAAGACGGTTTCCGACGAGGTAAACATGAAGGCGGCGGAAATGATGCCCCAGGTGACCATGATGCGGGCGATCCACATCCGTGCGCCAACCTTGTTCATGATGATGTTGCTCGGCACCTCAAACAGAAAATAGCCGATGAAGAAAATGCCTGCGCCAATGCCATAGGCCGCTTCCGACAGGCCGAGTTCGCTCGACATCTGCAGCTTGGCGAAGCCGACATTGACGCGGTCGAGATAGGCGACCACGTAGCACAACATCAAAAATGGCACGATGCGCCAGAACACCTTGGCATAGGCTCGGTCTTCCGCCGTCTGGGCGGGATGGGCGCCAACGGGCGGCGCCTGCGTCTGCAGGGTCATGATTTTCTCCTCCAATTGTTGCCGCGGTCTCCTGTCCTCCCGCAGCACGCCAAGCCATTTGTGGCAGCGCTGCCATTTTCATTAATCTATTTTGGCAGCGCTGCCAACAGCAATTTGGTAGCGCTGCCAAAAAAGCCTTGCTTCTTGGCGGGAGGAGTGAAAAATGGTGACAGTGCGGTGGTTTCCGGCCGACACGCCGGCGGCCATCTCAAAGAGCTTGGGTTCAAACAGACGATGGAATTCAAACAGCAGGTGACGGTAACGCTTGCCGAGGTCGCGGACGCGGCCGGTGTTGGCGAGAGTACGGTGTCGCGTGTGTTGCGCAATCACGGCTCGTTTTCCGGCAAGACTCGGGAGCGGGTAATGGCCGCTGTCGAGAGGTTGGGCTATGTGCCGAACCGGATCGCCGGGACGCTGGCCTCCGCCGGTTCGCGTCTCGTTGCCTTCGTCATTCCCTCGCTGTCCAACATCGTCTTCCCCGATGTGCTGCGCGGCGCCAGCGCCGTCCTGGAGGAAAACCGCTACCAGGCGGTGTTCTCCGTCACCGACTATGATCCGGGCAAGGAGGAGGCGCTCGCCGCCGCGATGCTCGCCTGGCGGCCGGCGGCGGTCATGCTGGCGGGATTCGAGCACACCGAGGGGACAGTCAAGATGCTGCGCGCCAGCGGATGCCGGGTCGTGGAACTGCTTGATCTCGACGGAGATGCGCTCGATATCGCGGTCGGCTTCTCGAACCGCGCGGCCGGGCGGGAGAGCGCTGTCTTCCTGCTCATGCGGGGCTATCGCCGGATCGGCTATGTCGGTCACGATCTCAACCGTGATACCCGCGCCGGCAAGCGGTTTTCAAGCTTTTGCGAAACGTTGCAGGCCGGCGGCGCCCCTCTCGTCGCGCGCGAAATTCTCGCCGGCGCTTCGTCGGTGGAGAACGGCAGGCTGGGGCTGGAGGGGCTGCTTGCCCGGACGGCGGATCTCGATGCAGTTTATTTTTCTAACGACGATATGGCACTGGGCGGCTACTTTCACTGTTTGGCCGAGGGGATCACTATCCCCT
The Rhizobium leguminosarum DNA segment above includes these coding regions:
- the otnI gene encoding 2-oxo-tetronate isomerase, giving the protein MPVFAANLTMMFNEWAFLDRFDAAADAGFSAVEYLFPYEAAPEAIAERLARNNLQQALFNLPPGDWAAGERGIAALPGRFEALKADVERALDYAAATGVKRLHLMAGIADPRDENASSSYRRAVTYAAGRLADKGIDLVLEPINDRNMPGYFLNDFGAAEKLIAECGLPNLKLQFDIYHRQIIHGDVTMALRRLLPITGHIQIASVPSRNEPDGEELNYPYLFGEIDSLGYDGFIGCEYVPRGHTLDGLGWFRPFARS
- the ltnD gene encoding L-threonate dehydrogenase, which codes for MSPFAEKSGPAVIAAVIGLGSMGLGMARSMKRAGLDVVGYDITPVAVDRFITDGGRGAATPAGAAEHADIVVSVVVNGAQTEAVLFGPEGVATMMKPGAVFISSATMDPAVARDLAQRVEALGLHYLDAPISGGAAKAARGELTIMASGSRQAFDTARPGLDAMAGKVYELGDAAGAGAAFKMINQLLAGVHIAAACEAITFAAKQGLDLDKVYEVITASAGNSWMFENRVPHVLAGDYTPLSSIEIFVKDLGIVQDMARSERYPVPLAAAALQMYLAAAGAGMGRDDDSSLARLYAQLSGAELPGSTKEPQSL
- a CDS encoding MFS transporter, with amino-acid sequence MTLQTQAPPVGAHPAQTAEDRAYAKVFWRIVPFLMLCYVVAYLDRVNVGFAKLQMSSELGLSEAAYGIGAGIFFIGYFLFEVPSNIIMNKVGARMWIARIMVTWGIISAAFMFTSSETVFYVLRFLLGIAEAGFFPGIILYLTAWYPADRRARIITTFMSAIPISAIFGNPLSGLLMDSFHGTHGLSGWQWMFLIEAVPAILFGIATFFYLDDTIHGAKWLNDEEKRVLTAKIERENRAKASSPHSIAGTLTDRRVWLMCLIYFCFVLGQYGLNFWMPSIVKASGVTGNLNIGLLSAIPYICTFIAMLALGRSADRMRERLWHLVIPALIAACGFIAATMATSTMVSIACLSLAAAGAISCAPLFWSLPTAFLAGTGAAAGIAWINSVGNLAGFLGPFLVGYLKDFTGTNNAGMYLLAAALIIGSLAVLTVPAKTVNR
- a CDS encoding LacI family DNA-binding transcriptional regulator encodes the protein MEFKQQVTVTLAEVADAAGVGESTVSRVLRNHGSFSGKTRERVMAAVERLGYVPNRIAGTLASAGSRLVAFVIPSLSNIVFPDVLRGASAVLEENRYQAVFSVTDYDPGKEEALAAAMLAWRPAAVMLAGFEHTEGTVKMLRASGCRVVELLDLDGDALDIAVGFSNRAAGRESAVFLLMRGYRRIGYVGHDLNRDTRAGKRFSSFCETLQAGGAPLVAREILAGASSVENGRLGLEGLLARTADLDAVYFSNDDMALGGYFHCLAEGITIPSKLAIFGYNGLDIGRAMPQPLSTIRTPRVATGQIAAQLVVANAPSQAVDLGFELIEGATA